The genomic stretch ATCTTCGCTTGACTGACAGTTTGAATTTAATTGAAATAAAAAGACTGTTTGAAGAGTATGGCTTTTTAGGATATGACAAAGTTGGCAAAAGTAGCTCTAAGAACTTTTGGCTTCTTGTTCAGCACGCTGACAAAAATCCTGAATTTCAATTAGAAGTATTAAAATCAATGAAACTTGCCGCTGACAGCGCAAACGCTTCTTTGATTGACTTTGCATATTTAATTGACAGAGTAAAAGTTAATACGGGACAACTGCAAATTTTTGGAACACAAATGCAATTAAATGACAATAAAACTTCTTATGAACCAAAACCACTTCTCGACACAGAAAATGTTAACTTGAAAAGGAAGGAAGTTGGATTAAATACAATAGAAGAATATATTAAAATAATGAATGACCGCTATTATGGAACAATTACAAAATAAATTTTTTTTTCCCCAGCACTGGTTATTATCTGTAATTCATGTTCAATGAAATTAAAACTTATTTGAAAATGTTTATCCATGTAAGGTATATCTCCTGTTGTGAGACCAAAAGGATTTACGAATAAGGCAACGTGCCAGGAATGGTTTATCCATGGGAGCTGAGTTAATTTTATTTTACCTGCAATTTACGACCAAAGATGAATAGTCTTATAGGTTTCATTTCCTGTTTCAAAGGATAATTCCGGCCATATTTCCATTTTATTCTTTTTAAAAAAAATTATTTTTCCTTCCTTATCTAAGTTAACTAAACCCTCAGACTTTTTATATGTATATAATTTGATTTTTAAAGGTCATCCCGATTTATCGGGATAACCATGTTATATTCATTAGTGTTTGCGCACGTTTGGTGCATGGCTATTTCATATGTATATAATTTGTTTTTTAATAGTCATATGGTATAGCCATGATATATTCATTAGTGTTTGCGCACGTTTGGTGCATGGCTATTTCATATGTATATAATTTGTTTTTTAATAGTCATCCCGATTTATCGGGATAGCCATGATATATTCATTAGTGTTTGCGCACGTTTGGTGCATGGCTATTTCATACTATTAAATTTACAATTATTGTTTGTGCAAACTTCTTACACTTTTAATCTTTGATGGATTTTAGAACAATATTACATTGTTTTCATTTCCTCATTTATTCCAGGCAATGTTTTAACAAATTGCTTCCAACCAAAGTGTGCAATCTCTGGAACTTTTTTTAGCTTTACAGCTTAAATAACGGAAATCCTTTACTCATCGATAATGCTATCAAGAATTTTTTTGGTTCTGTTTTTAGCTTTAAATGCTTGTTTTTGTTTTGGACAAACATCTGTTTCCGGGATAGTGAGAGATAGCCTTACTAAAAAGCCTTTGATAAATGCCCATGTAATAATTGAGGGCACAGACACTGGAGTTTCTACAGATAATGAAGGAAAATTTGATTTGATCCTGACTCCATCCTTAAGCAAAATTACAGTCTCATACCTTGGTTATAAAACAGCTTCGAAAACAATAATTCAAAACAAAAAACAAGAAGTGAATTTTCATTTGGCTCCCTTAACTGAAAACCTCAAGGAAGTAAGCATAAGTGATAGACCGGGAGAAAAATACAGGAACAAGGGCAATCCTGCAGTGGATTTAATAAGAAAGGTAATTGACAGGAAAGAGCAAAACAATTACGCTAATTATGAATATTATCAAACCAACAAATACACCAAAACCTACCTTGCCTTTAGTGAGGTTACAGAAAAGTTCATAAATAAAAAGGAGTTTAAGCACTTTAAATTTATTTTCAATAATGTGGATACGGTTTATTTTAACAATACCCCCGTTGTTCCTTTTTTTATCAAAGAACATGCAAGCAATATAAAAAGCAGACTTTCGCCCAGATTTACAAAAGAAGTTATTCAAGGTGAAAAAACTGTAGATTTTGGCAATTTCATGGATAAGGCTGGAATGGACAAATATTTCTTGTTTTTATATTCAGAAGTTAATATTTATGAGGACAATATATTTTTGCTCTCGAATACCTTTATTAGCCCGGTTTCCAATCTGGGCCCTACTTTTTATAAATATTACATCATTGATACAATTTCTGAAAACGGATCCTCATGGGTAAAAATGTCTTTTGAACCACGCAATAAAACAGATCAACTGTTTTTAGGCGAATTCAATATTGCACTCGATAGCAGCTATGCTATTACCAAAATAGAAATGACTGTGAGCCGCGATATTAATTTAGGATGGGTAAAGAGCTTGTATATTAATAAGGAATATGCCAAGGATAAAGATGGCATATATTTTCCTTCAAGGGATGAATTTATTGCTGATTTTGCATATAAAAAAGGATTTGTAGGATTGTTGGGCCATAAGACTTCGCTTTATTCAAATATTGAAATAAATAAACCCATTGATGATGAAATTTTTAAAGGAGAAAAGATTGAATTATTAGAAAATGCCGGCAAGCAGGATGGAGATTTCTGGAATGAAAACAGGGCTGAAGAATTAAGTGGAGCCGAACAAACTATTTATACAAATGTGGATAGCCTTAAAAACAGCAAGGAATTCCAAAGAATGATGAAACTTTTGGCCATGTCCATCAATATACATTATACTGTTGGTGCTATTGAGATAGGCCCTTTTAATTCACTTTTCAGCCACCACCCCATAGAGGGTTACAGATTGCGGATTGGGGGAAGAACAACTCCTGAATTCAACAATAAAATCAATTTACAGGGATACCTGGCCTATGGTTTTTTTGATGAACGGTTCAAATACAGCATTAGTTCCAAAATATCGCTCGGGAACAATGGTTTTAACCAATTTCCAATTAAAGCACTCCGAATAAATTACCGGAGCGATATATTAATCCCCGGGCAAGAGTTACAGTTAGTTGACCATGACAATATTTTTTTTTCCGTAAAGAGGGGCCCAATGGACAAGTGGCTGTTCAGTAAAAATTTCAACGCTGAATATTTAAGTGAATATCACAGTAATTTTTCCTTTGCTATTGGCATAAGAAACTGGCAACAAAGTCCCCTTGGAACGCTTGCATTTTTCTCTAATGTAGAGGATGATTTTTTAGAACAACCTAGTATTACAACCTCTGAAGTTAGTTTGAAATTCCGCTGGGCTCCGGGAGAAACCTTTTATGAGAGCAGATTCAATAGAATTAGACTGCCCAATAAAGCCCCTGCATTTACTTTTAAAATTACCAGGGGCATACAAGGATTAGCTGGGAGTGGTTACAATTACACCAATCTGAACCTGAATATTATCAAAAGAGTATTTGTATCACAATTTGGTTATTCTGATTTAAGTGTTGAAGCAGGGAAAATATACGGTCAGGTTCCATTTCCTTTATTGTTTGTTCATTCCTCCAGTCAAACTTATATTTTTGCTGAAAAGTCATACAACATGCTTGATTTCTTTGAATTCACAAGCGATCAGTACATACAATTTTTTGGCAATCACACCTTCAATGGCTTTTTTTTAAATAAAATACCTCTGTTCAAAAAGTTGCATTGGAGAGAAAATTTTGGCTTCAGGGGATTATATGCTTCCATGACTGACCAAAATAACCCTGACATTACTCCAGGCCTGTTAAAACTGCCTACTGATTCCCATGGAAACAGCAGTACATTTTCTTTAAAAAATGGTATTCCTTATATGGAGGCTTCAATTGGCATTTCCAATATTTTCCGTGTATTAAGGGTGGATTTAGTAAAGCGT from Bacteroidota bacterium encodes the following:
- a CDS encoding carboxypeptidase-like regulatory domain-containing protein: MLSRIFLVLFLALNACFCFGQTSVSGIVRDSLTKKPLINAHVIIEGTDTGVSTDNEGKFDLILTPSLSKITVSYLGYKTASKTIIQNKKQEVNFHLAPLTENLKEVSISDRPGEKYRNKGNPAVDLIRKVIDRKEQNNYANYEYYQTNKYTKTYLAFSEVTEKFINKKEFKHFKFIFNNVDTVYFNNTPVVPFFIKEHASNIKSRLSPRFTKEVIQGEKTVDFGNFMDKAGMDKYFLFLYSEVNIYEDNIFLLSNTFISPVSNLGPTFYKYYIIDTISENGSSWVKMSFEPRNKTDQLFLGEFNIALDSSYAITKIEMTVSRDINLGWVKSLYINKEYAKDKDGIYFPSRDEFIADFAYKKGFVGLLGHKTSLYSNIEINKPIDDEIFKGEKIELLENAGKQDGDFWNENRAEELSGAEQTIYTNVDSLKNSKEFQRMMKLLAMSINIHYTVGAIEIGPFNSLFSHHPIEGYRLRIGGRTTPEFNNKINLQGYLAYGFFDERFKYSISSKISLGNNGFNQFPIKALRINYRSDILIPGQELQLVDHDNIFFSVKRGPMDKWLFSKNFNAEYLSEYHSNFSFAIGIRNWQQSPLGTLAFFSNVEDDFLEQPSITTSEVSLKFRWAPGETFYESRFNRIRLPNKAPAFTFKITRGIQGLAGSGYNYTNLNLNIIKRVFVSQFGYSDLSVEAGKIYGQVPFPLLFVHSSSQTYIFAEKSYNMLDFFEFTSDQYIQFFGNHTFNGFFLNKIPLFKKLHWRENFGFRGLYASMTDQNNPDITPGLLKLPTDSHGNSSTFSLKNGIPYMEASIGISNIFRVLRVDLVKRLSYNYNPEASVYGIRAGFKVVF